The following are encoded in a window of Rhodothermales bacterium genomic DNA:
- a CDS encoding TIGR04282 family arsenosugar biosynthesis glycosyltransferase, with the protein MSQPNNAALIVFAKVPEPGKVKTRLTELLTPAQAAGLYAAFLADALAQYTAVGVHVRLYLSPTETPMPAGIVPETTTVHTQVGADLGPRMSHAFLETFLAGYARAVIIGTDHPTLPSAFIQEAFGSLAEDPYSIVIGPSEDGGYYLLGMNEFYPQVFEDMTYSQDRVFEETIQRADTSGAGVVSVLPTWYDVDTPDELIRLIHDLPNADPSALPRTRDVLGALVKAYPALGR; encoded by the coding sequence ATGTCTCAACCCAACAACGCCGCCCTCATCGTTTTCGCCAAAGTCCCCGAGCCCGGCAAGGTGAAAACCCGCCTTACGGAATTACTCACGCCCGCCCAGGCCGCCGGCCTCTACGCCGCGTTTCTGGCAGATGCCCTCGCGCAGTACACCGCTGTCGGAGTGCATGTGCGGTTGTACCTGAGCCCGACCGAGACGCCGATGCCCGCCGGCATCGTGCCTGAAACCACAACGGTTCATACGCAGGTCGGCGCCGACCTCGGCCCGCGGATGAGCCACGCGTTTCTGGAGACGTTCCTCGCCGGCTACGCACGCGCCGTCATCATCGGCACCGACCACCCGACGCTGCCTTCGGCGTTTATCCAGGAGGCCTTTGGATCCCTCGCCGAAGATCCCTATTCGATCGTCATCGGGCCCAGCGAGGATGGGGGGTACTACCTACTCGGGATGAACGAATTCTACCCCCAGGTCTTCGAGGACATGACGTACAGCCAAGACCGCGTCTTCGAAGAGACCATCCAGCGGGCGGATACGTCTGGCGCAGGCGTGGTTTCGGTGCTGCCTACCTGGTACGACGTCGATACCCCAGACGAACTCATCCGTCTCATCCACGACCTCCCCAACGCCGACCCCAGCGCCCTGCCTCGCACGCGGGACGTACTCGGCGCCCTGGTAAAAGCGTATCCCGCGTTAGGGCGGTGA
- a CDS encoding substrate-binding domain-containing protein, translating into MRLFLLLALFLASCAAPAEKAAEPGSYRVGVTVLTMTHPFFLDLVDALQQEAAANGVEVLLVSGEFDIAKQQNQIADFIVQGVDALIITPTDSRAIGTSIAEANRAGIPVFTADIAALADGVEVVAHVGIDNYDGGRKAGEAVVRMLGGQGEVGIVDHPEVESVIQRTRGFRDAIDAANQAGSAVEIVSVLPGSGSMDKAFKATEDMLQAQPELDAIFGINDETALGALAAIEKAGRADRVRVIGFGGKKEAVEAVDRGALYADVITYPREIGRLSIQAVLAYMRGEAVPAIQLIPTELHEIQAP; encoded by the coding sequence ATGCGCCTCTTCCTCCTCCTCGCCCTCTTCCTCGCCTCCTGCGCCGCCCCTGCTGAAAAAGCCGCCGAGCCCGGCTCCTACCGGGTCGGCGTGACGGTGTTGACCATGACCCATCCGTTTTTCCTCGACCTCGTAGATGCCCTGCAGCAGGAGGCCGCGGCGAACGGGGTAGAGGTGCTGCTGGTATCGGGCGAGTTCGACATCGCGAAGCAGCAGAACCAGATCGCCGACTTCATCGTGCAGGGCGTCGACGCCTTGATTATCACCCCGACGGACTCGCGGGCGATCGGGACGTCCATCGCCGAGGCCAATCGCGCCGGCATCCCCGTCTTCACGGCCGACATCGCGGCGCTGGCGGATGGGGTGGAGGTGGTGGCCCACGTGGGGATCGACAACTATGACGGGGGAAGGAAGGCCGGCGAGGCCGTCGTGCGTATGCTCGGCGGACAGGGGGAGGTGGGGATCGTGGACCACCCGGAGGTTGAGTCCGTCATCCAGCGCACCCGCGGCTTCCGCGATGCGATCGACGCGGCGAACCAGGCCGGCTCGGCCGTCGAGATTGTCTCCGTCCTCCCCGGCAGTGGGTCGATGGACAAGGCCTTCAAGGCAACGGAGGACATGCTACAGGCCCAGCCCGAGCTGGACGCCATCTTCGGGATCAACGACGAGACGGCGCTCGGGGCCCTGGCGGCGATCGAAAAAGCCGGCCGGGCGGATCGCGTCCGCGTCATCGGATTCGGGGGGAAGAAAGAGGCCGTGGAAGCCGTCGACCGTGGCGCGTTGTATGCGGACGTGATCACCTACCCGCGCGAAATAGGTCGGCTGTCTATCCAGGCCGTGCTGGCCTACATGCGGGGTGAGGCGGTGCCGGCCATTCAGCTCATCCCCACCGAACTTCATGAAATACAGGCGCCTTGA
- the ilvB gene encoding biosynthetic-type acetolactate synthase large subunit yields the protein MSGAEIFVRSLEAEGVKYIFGYPGGAVIKVYDEIARLNPSFQHILVKHEQGGTHMAAGYAKVTGKAGTVLVTSGPGATNCVTGIADAFMDSVPIVVFTGQVPTHLIGNDAFQETDIIGITRSITKHSYQVRDVRDLARTIKEAYYIAETGRPGPVVVDLPKDMLAATTSFQYPEQVFIRGYNPNVPVAMKQLELAAEMIKASERPLLYVGGGTLSSRATELLTEFARITRIPVTTSLHGLSSFPETDPLSLGMLGMHGTWYANQAVQHCDLIFSVGARFDDRVTGKLDSWAPHAKVIHIDIDPSCISKNVQVDCPILGDVKEVLQKLTPLVAPKDTAAWLGEIEAWRKECPLEYEKDGLLRAQGVIQKLRAQSGGDAVVVTDVGQHQMWTAQYFQFVRPHSHITSGGLGTMGFCLPAAIGVAFGLREKGIDVPVISVSGDGGFVMNSQEMAIASAHNLPVKIIVVNNQFLGMVRQWQELFHENRYSHTNLAPTNPDFVKLAEAYHVHGVRVETPAELDAALASAWKSADAPVLIECRVQMDEMVFPMVPAGAATGDMITKRYSADDAV from the coding sequence ATGTCCGGCGCGGAAATATTTGTCCGCTCGCTTGAAGCGGAAGGCGTAAAGTACATCTTTGGCTACCCGGGCGGCGCCGTCATCAAGGTGTACGACGAGATCGCGCGGCTCAACCCCAGCTTTCAGCACATCCTCGTCAAGCACGAGCAGGGCGGGACCCACATGGCCGCCGGCTACGCGAAGGTCACCGGCAAGGCCGGCACCGTGCTCGTCACCAGCGGCCCCGGCGCCACGAACTGCGTGACCGGCATCGCCGACGCGTTCATGGACTCGGTGCCCATCGTCGTCTTCACCGGCCAGGTGCCGACTCACCTCATCGGGAACGACGCGTTCCAGGAGACCGACATCATCGGCATCACGCGCTCCATCACGAAGCACAGCTACCAGGTGCGCGACGTGCGGGATCTGGCGCGGACCATCAAAGAGGCCTATTACATCGCCGAGACGGGCCGGCCGGGCCCGGTCGTGGTCGATCTCCCAAAGGACATGCTGGCCGCGACGACGTCGTTCCAGTATCCCGAACAGGTCTTCATACGTGGGTACAATCCCAATGTCCCCGTCGCGATGAAGCAGTTGGAACTGGCCGCTGAGATGATTAAGGCATCGGAGCGGCCATTGCTTTATGTGGGCGGCGGCACGTTGAGCTCCCGCGCCACCGAGTTGCTCACCGAGTTTGCCCGTATCACGCGAATCCCGGTGACGACGTCCCTCCATGGCCTCAGCTCCTTCCCCGAAACCGACCCGCTGTCGCTGGGCATGCTGGGCATGCACGGGACGTGGTACGCCAACCAGGCCGTCCAACACTGCGACCTCATATTCTCGGTCGGCGCGCGATTCGACGACCGCGTGACGGGCAAGCTCGACAGCTGGGCGCCCCACGCGAAGGTGATCCACATCGACATCGACCCCTCCTGTATCTCCAAAAACGTGCAGGTGGATTGCCCGATCCTCGGGGACGTGAAGGAGGTGCTGCAGAAGCTGACCCCGCTCGTCGCCCCCAAAGATACCGCGGCGTGGCTCGGCGAGATCGAGGCCTGGCGCAAGGAGTGCCCGCTCGAATACGAAAAAGACGGTTTGCTTCGCGCCCAGGGCGTCATCCAGAAGCTTCGCGCCCAGTCCGGCGGCGACGCCGTCGTGGTGACGGACGTCGGGCAGCACCAGATGTGGACGGCCCAATACTTCCAGTTTGTCCGCCCGCATTCGCACATCACTTCCGGCGGCCTCGGCACGATGGGCTTCTGTCTGCCGGCGGCCATCGGTGTCGCCTTCGGCCTCCGCGAAAAGGGGATCGATGTCCCGGTCATTTCGGTGAGCGGCGACGGCGGCTTCGTGATGAACTCGCAGGAAATGGCCATCGCCTCGGCGCACAACCTGCCGGTGAAGATCATCGTCGTCAACAACCAGTTCCTAGGGATGGTGCGGCAGTGGCAAGAGCTCTTCCACGAGAACCGCTACAGCCATACGAACCTGGCGCCGACGAATCCCGACTTCGTGAAGCTGGCCGAGGCCTACCACGTCCACGGCGTACGCGTCGAGACGCCGGCCGAGCTGGACGCCGCGCTCGCCTCGGCCTGGAAGTCGGCCGACGCCCCGGTGCTCATCGAGTGCCGCGTGCAGATGGACGAGATGGTCTTCCCGATGGTGCCGGCTGGCGCCGCCACGGGCGACATGATCACCAAACGGTATTCGGCCGACGACGCCGTCTAG
- the ilvN gene encoding acetolactate synthase small subunit — MSQATLTPQQIYRKKAAGEPVLADDTLKIRRHIFSVLLENSIGALNRVVNLFYARGFDLESVVVGISDDPSLYRMTLVTTGTARKIEQVLRHLNNLVDTVQVEDLTDQEYVERELCLLKIRYTEKNRSQIMDINDIFRGKVIDITAETLTFELTGPTTKINAFVGMMQPFGIEEMHRSGRVAMRRALVHGS; from the coding sequence ATGAGCCAGGCCACCTTGACGCCTCAGCAGATCTACCGCAAAAAAGCGGCCGGCGAGCCGGTACTCGCGGACGACACGCTGAAGATCCGCCGCCACATCTTCAGCGTCCTGCTGGAGAACTCGATCGGCGCGCTGAACCGCGTCGTCAACCTGTTTTACGCCCGCGGCTTCGACCTCGAGAGCGTGGTCGTCGGCATCAGCGACGACCCGTCGCTCTACCGCATGACGCTGGTGACCACCGGCACGGCGCGTAAAATCGAACAGGTGCTCCGGCACCTGAACAACCTGGTCGATACCGTGCAGGTCGAGGACCTGACGGACCAGGAATACGTCGAGCGCGAACTGTGTCTGCTCAAGATCCGGTACACCGAAAAGAATCGGAGCCAGATCATGGACATCAACGACATCTTCCGCGGCAAGGTGATCGACATCACCGCCGAGACGTTGACGTTCGAACTGACGGGGCCGACCACGAAGATCAACGCGTTTGTTGGTATGATGCAGCCCTTTGGCATCGAAGAGATGCATCGCAGCGGCCGCGTGGCGATGCGGCGCGCCCTCGTTCACGGAAGCTAA
- the ilvC gene encoding ketol-acid reductoisomerase, protein MTVHYDADQSIIAGKKVAIIGYGSQGHAHALNLTDSGVEVVVGLRPGSKSAAKATEKGLRVMPVGDATAWADVIMVLVPDQHHKKVFNADIAPNLKPGKALGVGHGFSVLYGEIKPPAGVDVFMVAPKSPGHLVRRVYTEGAGVPCLVAVAQDASGQTLKLALSYAAAIGGAKAGVIQTTFKDETETDLFGEQAVLCGGSEALIKAGFETLTEAGYPPELAYFEVLHELKLIVDLYYEGGLAYMNYSISDTAEYGNYSRGPRVIGPQVKAEMKKILGEIQSGQFAKEWIAECDAGWPNFDGMRKASHNHPVEVVGKQLRSMMSWLRPKKSADTADSPVSMGS, encoded by the coding sequence TTGACAGTTCATTATGATGCGGACCAGAGCATCATCGCGGGAAAGAAAGTGGCCATCATCGGATACGGTAGCCAGGGGCATGCGCATGCGCTGAACCTGACCGATAGCGGGGTGGAGGTTGTCGTTGGGTTACGCCCGGGCTCGAAGTCGGCCGCCAAAGCGACGGAAAAAGGGCTGCGCGTCATGCCGGTAGGCGATGCCACGGCATGGGCGGATGTGATCATGGTCCTCGTGCCGGATCAGCATCACAAGAAGGTGTTCAACGCGGACATCGCCCCGAACCTGAAGCCGGGCAAGGCGCTGGGCGTCGGGCACGGGTTCAGCGTGTTGTACGGCGAGATCAAGCCGCCGGCCGGCGTCGACGTATTCATGGTCGCCCCGAAATCCCCCGGTCACCTCGTCCGCCGCGTCTACACCGAAGGCGCCGGCGTGCCGTGTCTCGTGGCTGTCGCCCAGGATGCCTCGGGTCAGACGCTCAAGCTCGCCCTCAGCTACGCGGCCGCCATCGGCGGCGCCAAGGCCGGCGTCATCCAGACGACCTTTAAAGATGAGACGGAGACCGACCTCTTCGGCGAGCAGGCCGTCCTCTGCGGGGGCTCGGAAGCCCTCATCAAGGCCGGATTCGAGACGCTCACGGAAGCCGGCTACCCGCCGGAGTTGGCGTACTTCGAGGTGCTGCACGAACTGAAGCTGATCGTCGACCTCTACTACGAGGGTGGCCTGGCCTATATGAACTACTCGATCAGCGACACCGCCGAATACGGCAACTACTCACGCGGCCCCCGCGTGATCGGGCCGCAGGTGAAGGCCGAGATGAAGAAGATCCTCGGCGAGATCCAGTCCGGCCAGTTCGCGAAGGAATGGATCGCCGAGTGCGACGCCGGCTGGCCGAACTTCGACGGCATGCGCAAGGCCTCGCACAATCACCCGGTGGAGGTGGTGGGCAAGCAACTCCGCTCGATGATGAGCTGGCTGCGTCCGAAGAAGTCCGCCGACACGGCCGATTCACCCGTTTCAATGGGCTCTTGA
- the leuB gene encoding 3-isopropylmalate dehydrogenase translates to MAATRTYRIVTLPGDGIGPDVIREAMRVLQAVAEPAGIAIDTAEYLIGGAAIDGAGNPFPDATRAAVLAADAVMLGAVGGPAWDHHTGPMRPESGLLQLRKALGAYANLRPVAVPEALVASSPLRPEVVRGTDMLIVRELTGGIYFGEPRGRDLRDGHRSARNTMVYDEVEIKRIAVIAFDWARRRRHKVTLVDKANVLEVSQLWREVVPEVHKASYPDVALDTLYVDNAAMQIVLRPAQFDVILTANLFGDILSDLAATLPGSLGMLPSASLGSGIGLFEPVHGSAPDIAGQDKANPLAAILSAAMLLDALGETPAAEAVRAAVDDALAEGLRTGDIWSEGFTRTGTTDMGSRVATLARKHLEQIPIG, encoded by the coding sequence ATGGCAGCCACCCGTACCTATCGCATCGTAACCCTGCCCGGTGACGGCATCGGTCCGGACGTGATCCGCGAGGCCATGCGGGTCCTCCAGGCCGTGGCGGAGCCGGCGGGGATTGCGATCGACACGGCCGAGTACCTCATCGGCGGCGCCGCCATCGACGGTGCTGGCAATCCGTTTCCGGACGCGACGCGGGCCGCCGTCCTGGCCGCCGACGCGGTCATGCTCGGCGCTGTGGGCGGGCCGGCGTGGGACCATCACACAGGTCCCATGCGCCCCGAAAGCGGTCTCCTGCAGCTGCGCAAAGCGCTGGGCGCCTACGCCAATCTGCGGCCAGTGGCCGTCCCCGAGGCGCTCGTCGCTTCGTCGCCCCTGCGGCCAGAGGTGGTCCGTGGGACCGATATGCTGATCGTCCGCGAACTGACGGGAGGCATCTATTTCGGAGAGCCGCGTGGCCGCGATCTCCGCGACGGACATCGTAGCGCGCGCAATACGATGGTCTATGACGAGGTCGAAATCAAGCGGATCGCCGTGATCGCGTTCGATTGGGCCCGTCGCCGGCGACACAAGGTGACGCTGGTGGATAAGGCCAACGTGCTGGAGGTCTCCCAGCTCTGGCGCGAAGTCGTGCCGGAAGTCCACAAAGCGTCGTACCCGGACGTTGCCCTGGACACCCTGTATGTCGACAATGCCGCGATGCAGATCGTGCTGCGGCCGGCTCAGTTTGACGTCATCCTCACGGCGAACTTGTTTGGAGACATCCTCTCGGATCTCGCCGCCACCCTGCCCGGATCGCTGGGCATGCTGCCGTCGGCCAGCCTTGGCAGCGGCATCGGGCTTTTCGAGCCGGTGCACGGCAGCGCGCCCGATATCGCCGGACAGGATAAGGCCAATCCCCTCGCCGCGATTCTGAGTGCGGCCATGCTCCTCGACGCGCTCGGCGAAACACCGGCCGCGGAGGCCGTCCGCGCCGCGGTGGACGACGCCCTCGCGGAGGGGCTGCGCACCGGCGACATCTGGAGTGAGGGCTTCACGCGGACCGGCACGACCGACATGGGCTCCCGTGTGGCGACGCTGGCCCGAAAACACCTCGAACAAATCCCCATCGGCTGA
- a CDS encoding 2-isopropylmalate synthase, protein MSDRIIIFDTTLRDGEQAPGASMSLEEKLNIARKLAELRVDIIEAGFPISSPQDFQSVAEIAAAIDGPTICALARATESDVRAAGDALKGGKKTRIHTFIATSDIHLDAKFSHPRFGSTIEEKRKNVVKMAVDAVRLARTYTDDVEFSAEDAGRSEIGYLCEIVQAVIDAGATTINLPDTTGYCIPSEYAAIFKAVAAGIKDPEKIIFSTHCHDDLGMAAANSLAGVLAGARQIECTINGIGERAGNAALEEVVMAIHVRTKKFGLHTNINTRGLMSASKLVQVASGFSVPPNKAIVGKNAFSHEAGIHQHGVLKRRDTYEIMQAEDVGQEAEQIRLGRHSGRHGFFSRLEKMGYAIADTQKEEIYERFLALADQKKEVFEEDLHLLVEKKTVSSKVDYILEEMRVVVDGTSDPVAEVSVRHRRSGSVRRERATGDGPVNALYRAINYAVGTAHELESYTIRSVSEGSDAIGEVRVLTSLGEVRFHGMARSTDVLKASAEAYLASLNKLAAHQAEQESVRFVSDGIINSFEGDPA, encoded by the coding sequence ATGAGCGACCGCATCATCATCTTCGACACCACGCTCCGCGACGGCGAGCAGGCGCCCGGCGCGTCGATGAGCCTGGAGGAAAAACTGAATATCGCCCGCAAACTCGCCGAGCTACGGGTCGACATCATCGAAGCTGGGTTCCCGATTTCGTCGCCGCAGGACTTCCAGTCGGTCGCCGAGATCGCCGCCGCCATCGACGGGCCGACGATCTGCGCGCTCGCCCGCGCCACCGAGTCGGATGTGCGCGCCGCCGGCGACGCCCTCAAAGGCGGCAAGAAAACCCGCATCCACACCTTCATCGCCACGAGCGACATTCACCTCGACGCCAAATTCAGCCATCCGCGATTTGGGAGCACGATTGAAGAGAAGCGGAAAAATGTTGTCAAGATGGCCGTCGACGCCGTCCGCCTGGCGCGGACGTACACGGACGACGTGGAGTTCAGCGCCGAGGACGCCGGCCGCTCCGAAATCGGCTACCTGTGCGAGATCGTGCAGGCGGTGATCGACGCCGGCGCGACGACCATCAACCTGCCGGACACAACGGGCTACTGTATTCCGAGTGAATACGCGGCCATCTTCAAAGCCGTGGCCGCCGGAATCAAGGATCCCGAAAAGATCATTTTCTCGACGCATTGCCACGACGACCTCGGCATGGCCGCGGCCAACTCGCTGGCCGGCGTGCTCGCCGGCGCCCGACAGATCGAGTGCACGATCAACGGGATCGGCGAACGCGCCGGAAATGCGGCGCTCGAAGAGGTGGTCATGGCCATCCACGTCCGCACCAAGAAGTTCGGACTCCATACTAACATCAACACCCGCGGCCTCATGTCGGCCAGCAAGTTGGTGCAGGTCGCCTCGGGCTTTTCGGTGCCGCCCAACAAGGCCATCGTGGGCAAAAACGCGTTCAGCCACGAGGCCGGCATCCATCAGCACGGCGTCTTGAAACGCCGCGACACGTACGAGATCATGCAGGCCGAGGATGTGGGCCAGGAGGCGGAGCAGATCCGCCTCGGCCGGCACTCCGGGCGGCACGGGTTCTTCAGCCGGCTGGAAAAGATGGGCTACGCGATCGCGGATACGCAGAAGGAAGAGATCTACGAGCGCTTCCTCGCGCTGGCCGACCAGAAAAAAGAAGTGTTCGAGGAAGATTTGCACCTGCTCGTCGAGAAAAAGACGGTATCCAGCAAGGTCGATTATATCCTCGAAGAGATGCGCGTCGTCGTCGACGGCACCTCCGACCCTGTCGCCGAAGTATCCGTCCGCCACCGCCGCAGCGGCTCCGTTCGCCGCGAACGCGCGACGGGCGACGGGCCGGTGAACGCGCTGTATCGGGCGATCAACTACGCGGTTGGCACCGCGCATGAACTCGAAAGCTACACGATCCGCTCGGTCTCCGAGGGCTCGGACGCGATCGGGGAGGTCCGGGTGCTGACCAGTCTCGGCGAAGTGCGCTTTCACGGTATGGCCCGCAGCACCGACGTGCTCAAGGCCTCCGCCGAAGCCTACCTCGCCTCGCTCAACAAACTCGCCGCCCATCAGGCCGAGCAGGAGAGCGTACGGTTCGTGTCGGACGGGATTATTAACTCGTTTGAAGGAGACCCGGCTTGA
- a CDS encoding 3-isopropylmalate dehydratase large subunit has product MTITEKILARNAGKERVAPGDNIWVDVDVLMTHDVCGPPTIGIFKREFGQDAKVWDPDKLVIFPDHYIFTSDKHANRNVDILRAFAKEHDLPHYYDVGTDRYKGVCHIALAEEGFNLPGKVLIGTDSHTCTSGAFGMFSTGVGNTDAALIMGTGKIWLKVPETMKFVFEGTLPPYLMAKDLILAIIGDIGCDGATYRAMEFDGEAVYNLSMEERMTLTNMAIEAGGKSGIIPADEKTFAHVRARTNRPFDAVYSDPDATYHSVRVYDVSTMEPMVAKPHSPDNKATVSEVAGDKLDRAYIGSCTGGKLGDFEAAARILKGERVAIDTYIVPATTEVAGQLHTTKIDGVSLYQIFEDSGCKLGPSSCAACLGGPIDTFGRTHGQERVISTTNRNFPGRMGSKSSAVYLASPLTVAASALSGVITDPREVLV; this is encoded by the coding sequence ATGACCATAACAGAGAAGATTCTCGCCCGCAACGCGGGCAAAGAGCGGGTGGCGCCTGGAGACAACATCTGGGTGGATGTGGATGTGTTGATGACGCACGACGTCTGCGGACCGCCCACGATCGGGATTTTTAAACGCGAGTTCGGGCAGGACGCGAAGGTGTGGGATCCCGATAAACTGGTGATCTTCCCGGACCACTACATCTTCACTTCCGACAAACACGCGAACCGGAACGTGGACATCCTGCGCGCCTTCGCGAAGGAGCACGATCTTCCGCATTATTACGATGTGGGCACCGACCGCTACAAGGGCGTCTGTCACATCGCGCTCGCCGAGGAAGGCTTCAACCTGCCGGGTAAAGTGCTGATCGGCACCGACAGCCATACGTGCACCTCGGGCGCCTTCGGTATGTTCTCGACGGGTGTCGGGAATACCGACGCGGCGCTCATCATGGGCACCGGCAAGATCTGGCTGAAGGTCCCGGAGACGATGAAGTTCGTGTTCGAGGGCACCCTGCCGCCGTACCTGATGGCGAAGGACCTCATCCTCGCGATCATCGGCGACATCGGGTGCGACGGGGCGACGTACCGGGCGATGGAATTCGACGGCGAGGCGGTATACAATCTGTCGATGGAGGAGCGGATGACGCTCACCAACATGGCGATCGAAGCCGGCGGCAAAAGCGGCATCATCCCGGCAGACGAAAAGACCTTCGCGCACGTCCGCGCCCGGACGAACCGTCCATTCGACGCCGTTTACTCGGACCCCGACGCGACGTATCACTCTGTCCGCGTCTACGACGTGTCGACGATGGAGCCCATGGTGGCGAAGCCGCACAGCCCGGACAACAAGGCGACGGTGAGCGAGGTGGCTGGCGACAAGCTGGACCGCGCCTACATCGGCAGCTGCACGGGTGGCAAACTGGGCGATTTCGAGGCCGCGGCGCGCATCCTCAAGGGCGAGCGCGTCGCGATCGATACGTATATCGTGCCGGCCACGACGGAAGTCGCCGGCCAGCTCCACACGACGAAGATCGACGGCGTATCGCTCTACCAGATCTTCGAGGACTCGGGTTGCAAGCTCGGACCATCGAGCTGCGCGGCCTGCCTGGGCGGGCCGATCGACACGTTCGGCCGCACCCACGGCCAGGAGCGTGTCATCAGCACCACGAATCGCAACTTCCCCGGCCGCATGGGCTCGAAGTCGTCGGCCGTTTACCTGGCTTCCCCGCTGACCGTGGCCGCCTCGGCCCTGTCTGGCGTCATCACCGATCCCCGCGAGGTGCTCGTATGA
- a CDS encoding 3-isopropylmalate dehydratase has product MKSTITGKAYVVGEAIDTDQMIPAEHLVYSLSDPEERKMYGRFAMSGVPLGKQGLPYGDRPFTAPDAHLSEYRIIIGGSNFGCGSSREHAPFALQQAGCEAVIAESFARIFYRNAVDGGFVVPFETRQKLNNMIKTGDELTLDTTLGKLTNNTTGEEYLLNPLGEVAEILRAGNVFEYARRAGMMAVR; this is encoded by the coding sequence ATGAAATCCACTATCACTGGAAAGGCCTACGTCGTCGGCGAAGCGATCGACACGGATCAGATGATCCCCGCAGAGCACCTGGTCTACAGCCTCAGCGACCCCGAGGAGCGCAAGATGTACGGGCGCTTCGCGATGAGCGGTGTGCCGCTCGGCAAGCAGGGGCTGCCCTACGGCGACCGCCCGTTTACGGCCCCGGACGCGCATCTTAGCGAATATCGGATCATCATCGGCGGATCGAACTTCGGCTGCGGGTCATCCCGCGAGCACGCGCCGTTTGCGCTCCAGCAGGCCGGTTGCGAGGCCGTCATCGCCGAGAGCTTCGCGCGCATCTTTTACCGAAACGCCGTCGACGGCGGCTTCGTCGTCCCATTCGAGACGCGGCAAAAGCTGAACAACATGATCAAGACCGGGGACGAACTGACGCTCGATACCACCCTCGGCAAACTCACCAACAACACGACGGGCGAGGAATACCTGCTCAACCCCCTCGGCGAAGTGGCCGAAATCCTGCGCGCCGGCAACGTATTCGAGTACGCCCGCCGCGCCGGCATGATGGCGGTTCGGTAG